One window of the Archangium primigenium genome contains the following:
- a CDS encoding NAD(P)/FAD-dependent oxidoreductase, translated as MTGNAQDRHAIVLGGSIGGCLAAEVLSSVFGRVTLIEKGDFEDDLKDRRSVPQEKHVHLLLLRGKQVMEEIFPGLLQELEQAGADVADQGHDVKCFHYGNWKNRFRTGVSAHYCSRGLLDNLVRRRIRANPRITVLSKTRVLGLQFHEGGAPCVRGVVLEEPARELAADLVVDVSGRGSRTAEWLAKEGLGEVRKTLVETKLGYASRVYRRRPEFADRWKVLLVLPKPPHNRAMGVISPIEGDRWLVTTGGWFGEFPKADPDEFLRFLGTLPVPDIQEIIRDAEPLSDVAGFGIPGSFRRHYEDVPVWPQGLLVMGDALCSMNPLYSQGMTLCALEADVLRRQLPVWLRGGLGLQVIQRQLVDVIEPAWNMAVSEDMRFPETQGRRSLSLKFHHWYGSGLCELAASHRLTLQTQVGVTNLVVPPSQLFRPEIAARVVLNKLRPRFGKTGSPSHA; from the coding sequence ATGACGGGTAATGCTCAAGACAGACACGCCATCGTCCTCGGCGGCAGCATCGGGGGTTGTCTCGCCGCCGAGGTGTTGTCGTCGGTGTTCGGCCGGGTCACCCTCATCGAGAAGGGCGACTTCGAGGACGACCTGAAGGATCGCCGGAGCGTTCCCCAGGAGAAGCACGTCCACCTGCTGCTGCTGCGCGGCAAGCAGGTCATGGAGGAGATCTTCCCCGGGCTGCTCCAGGAGCTGGAGCAGGCGGGGGCCGACGTCGCGGACCAGGGCCATGACGTCAAATGCTTCCACTACGGGAACTGGAAGAACCGCTTCCGCACGGGCGTGAGCGCGCACTACTGCAGCCGGGGCTTGCTCGACAACCTGGTGCGGCGGCGCATCCGGGCCAACCCGCGCATCACCGTGCTCTCCAAGACGCGCGTGCTGGGTCTCCAGTTCCACGAGGGGGGCGCGCCGTGTGTGCGCGGCGTGGTGCTGGAGGAGCCCGCGCGGGAGCTGGCCGCAGACCTGGTGGTGGACGTCAGCGGGCGTGGCTCCCGCACGGCCGAGTGGTTGGCCAAGGAGGGCCTGGGCGAGGTGCGCAAGACGCTCGTCGAGACGAAGCTGGGCTACGCGTCCCGCGTCTATCGCCGTCGGCCCGAGTTCGCCGACCGCTGGAAGGTGCTGCTCGTGCTGCCCAAGCCGCCGCACAACCGCGCCATGGGGGTGATCAGCCCCATCGAGGGGGACCGCTGGCTGGTCACCACGGGCGGGTGGTTCGGGGAGTTTCCCAAGGCGGACCCCGACGAGTTCCTCCGGTTCCTCGGCACGCTGCCCGTGCCGGACATCCAGGAGATCATCCGCGACGCCGAGCCCCTGTCGGACGTGGCGGGCTTCGGGATCCCCGGCAGCTTCCGGCGCCACTACGAGGACGTCCCGGTGTGGCCCCAGGGCCTGCTGGTCATGGGGGATGCGCTGTGCAGCATGAACCCCCTGTACAGCCAGGGCATGACGCTCTGCGCGCTGGAGGCGGACGTGCTCCGGCGGCAGCTCCCCGTGTGGCTGCGGGGGGGCCTCGGGCTGCAGGTCATCCAGCGCCAGCTGGTGGACGTGATCGAGCCCGCCTGGAACATGGCCGTCTCCGAGGACATGCGCTTCCCGGAGACCCAGGGGCGTCGCTCGCTCAGCCTGAAGTTCCATCACTGGTACGGCTCGGGGCTGTGTGAGCTGGCCGCGTCGCATCGGCTGACGCTGCAGACGCAGGTGGGGGTCACCAACCTGGTGGTGCCGCCCAGTCAGCTCTTCCGGCCCGAGATCGCGGCCCGGGTGGTCCTCAACAAGCTGCGTCCTCGTTTCGGCAAGACCGGGAGTCCTTCCCATGCGTGA
- a CDS encoding HAD family hydrolase, which produces MREVWSRIQHVVWDWNGTLLDDVELAVTGVNHVCARFGVPAVTRDMYRARFQFPISEFYAALGFDLVRVPFGDIIREYLSIFDDRVRHCALNEGALELLECLRRNGIESSILSASYRPTLVRTLEAKGLAGHFTHVCGLGDEQATSKLEEGRRLQEALGLEGDRIVYLGDTTHDAEIAAELGWKSCIISRGHQDDARLASCNALRVSGIPALFEALPWPVIGSVPHLRGVLHDSR; this is translated from the coding sequence ATGCGTGAGGTCTGGAGTCGGATTCAACACGTCGTCTGGGATTGGAACGGCACCCTGCTCGACGACGTGGAGCTGGCCGTGACGGGCGTCAACCACGTGTGTGCCCGCTTCGGCGTGCCCGCCGTCACCCGGGACATGTACCGGGCCCGGTTCCAGTTCCCCATCTCCGAGTTCTACGCCGCGCTGGGGTTCGACCTGGTGCGGGTGCCCTTCGGGGACATCATCCGCGAGTACCTGTCCATCTTCGATGACCGGGTGCGGCACTGCGCGTTGAACGAGGGCGCGCTGGAGCTGCTCGAGTGCCTGCGCCGCAATGGCATCGAGTCCTCCATCCTGTCCGCGTCCTACCGGCCCACGCTGGTGCGCACGCTCGAGGCCAAGGGGCTCGCGGGCCACTTCACCCATGTGTGCGGGCTCGGCGACGAGCAGGCGACGAGCAAGCTGGAGGAGGGGCGGCGCCTCCAGGAGGCCTTGGGCCTGGAGGGAGACCGGATCGTCTACCTGGGAGACACCACCCATGACGCGGAGATCGCCGCGGAGCTGGGCTGGAAGAGCTGCATCATCTCCCGCGGACATCAGGACGACGCGCGGCTGGCGTCCTGCAATGCCCTGAGGGTGTCTGGCATTCCCGCGCTCTTCGAGGCGCTGCCGTGGCCCGTCATCGGGTCCGTGCCCCATCTGCGAGGTGTCCTCCATGATTCCCGCTGA
- a CDS encoding fatty acid desaturase family protein: protein MIPAESLPLWIAVLVAVTLSFRAAVFLHHSDPEQALRVSRLRPRKEGQRDALYQRGDEFFAPLPFLWAWLDIFVGVLLARWVDHPLAWFALTFWVGGRFRALQEFGHNAVHYALCRSRGWQWWLSDVFYQFTAFKRDMHSRQITHTQEHHRHPNHEQLDPNRARVRDGGMQSGLTQAQFIARLFYPLTPAGLWVSFRTMVRNSLLNHSRTTAGARVVTLLALGALLYAAAGWKGIAWGWLVPLMTTYSLFAWVSLLTEHRWFISPSWSEDRLTREFLAGRPTDYRGVTGWLVRVFICPSSDAYHLAHSLYPGVRWNYLPAIDAVLKVDEPRYTAHASEGLFFSRDGIPSALSELNERLVTESPLEATLYIQEER, encoded by the coding sequence ATGATTCCCGCTGAGTCGTTGCCCCTGTGGATCGCCGTGCTGGTGGCCGTGACGCTGTCGTTCCGCGCGGCGGTGTTCCTCCACCACTCGGATCCCGAGCAGGCCCTGCGGGTCTCGCGGCTCCGTCCCCGGAAGGAAGGGCAGCGCGACGCGCTCTACCAGCGCGGGGACGAGTTCTTCGCGCCCCTGCCATTCCTCTGGGCCTGGCTCGACATCTTCGTGGGCGTGCTGCTCGCGCGCTGGGTGGATCACCCCCTGGCGTGGTTCGCGCTCACCTTCTGGGTGGGCGGCCGCTTCCGCGCGCTCCAGGAGTTCGGGCACAACGCCGTGCACTACGCCCTGTGCCGCTCGCGCGGCTGGCAGTGGTGGCTGTCGGACGTGTTCTACCAGTTCACCGCCTTCAAGCGGGACATGCACAGCCGGCAGATCACCCACACCCAGGAGCACCACCGGCACCCGAACCACGAGCAGCTCGATCCCAATCGCGCACGCGTTCGGGATGGGGGCATGCAGTCGGGCCTGACGCAGGCACAATTCATCGCGCGGCTGTTCTACCCGCTGACGCCCGCGGGCCTGTGGGTGAGCTTCCGGACCATGGTGCGCAACAGCCTGCTCAATCACAGCCGGACAACGGCCGGGGCCCGCGTGGTGACGCTGCTCGCGCTGGGCGCGCTCCTGTACGCCGCCGCGGGTTGGAAGGGCATCGCCTGGGGCTGGCTCGTGCCGTTGATGACGACCTACTCCCTGTTTGCCTGGGTGTCGCTGCTCACCGAGCACCGCTGGTTCATCAGCCCGAGCTGGTCCGAGGACCGGCTCACGCGGGAGTTCCTGGCGGGCCGCCCCACGGACTACCGGGGCGTGACGGGGTGGCTCGTGCGGGTGTTCATCTGCCCGAGCTCGGATGCCTACCACCTGGCGCACTCGCTCTACCCGGGCGTGCGCTGGAACTACCTGCCCGCCATCGACGCGGTGCTCAAGGTGGACGAGCCCCGCTACACGGCCCATGCGAGCGAGGGCCTGTTCTTCTCCCGTGACGGCATTCCCTCCGCGCTCTCCGAGCTCAACGAGCGCCTGGTCACGGAGAGCCCGCTCGAAGCAACGCTCTACATCCAAGAGGAACGGTAA
- the mtnP gene encoding S-methyl-5'-thioadenosine phosphorylase, producing the protein MDTHKKVPRLGIIGGSGLSKLLALSDIQRVKVETPFGEPSDELILGQLGGAPVAFLQRHGPGHRIPPAQINVRANMAALKHVGCTQVLSLSAVGSLREDCPPGSFVLVDQFIDRTIQREKTYFGRGLVGHVPFGDPVCGRMRMALAEVATTLKLQHVNGGTYVVMEGPQFSTRAESNLYRSWGGTVIGMTAMPEAKLAREAELCYAMVAMPTDYDCWYDSHEAVTASLVSERMERIAVQANSLVEKVSGMLAQHRTACPRGCDHALDTAIMTHPSARDPEMMLRLGFVVPRLITPPSGGSQ; encoded by the coding sequence ATGGACACGCACAAGAAGGTTCCCCGGCTCGGCATCATCGGGGGCAGTGGATTGAGCAAGCTGCTGGCCCTGTCGGACATCCAGCGGGTGAAGGTGGAGACGCCCTTCGGCGAGCCGTCGGACGAGCTCATCCTGGGCCAGCTCGGTGGGGCGCCGGTCGCGTTCCTCCAACGCCACGGCCCTGGCCACCGCATTCCCCCGGCGCAGATCAACGTGCGCGCCAACATGGCCGCGCTCAAGCACGTGGGCTGCACGCAGGTGCTCTCGCTCAGTGCGGTTGGAAGTTTGCGGGAGGACTGTCCGCCCGGGTCGTTCGTGCTCGTGGACCAGTTCATCGATCGGACCATCCAGCGCGAAAAGACCTATTTCGGGCGGGGCCTGGTGGGGCATGTTCCCTTTGGCGATCCGGTGTGCGGACGGATGCGGATGGCGCTCGCGGAAGTGGCGACCACGCTGAAGCTGCAGCACGTCAACGGGGGGACGTATGTCGTCATGGAGGGACCGCAGTTCTCCACGCGGGCCGAGTCCAATCTCTACCGCAGCTGGGGCGGCACGGTGATTGGCATGACGGCCATGCCCGAGGCCAAGCTCGCCCGCGAGGCGGAGCTCTGCTACGCCATGGTGGCCATGCCCACGGACTATGATTGCTGGTACGACAGTCACGAAGCCGTGACGGCCAGCCTCGTCTCCGAGCGCATGGAGCGCATCGCGGTGCAGGCCAACTCACTTGTCGAGAAAGTGAGTGGCATGCTCGCCCAGCATCGCACGGCGTGCCCGCGCGGGTGTGATCACGCGCTCGACACGGCCATCATGACCCATCCTTCCGCGCGCGATCCCGAGATGATGCTACGCTTGGGCTTCGTCGTGCCCCGCCTCATCACCCCCCCGAGTGGAGGTTCCCAATAG
- the nudK gene encoding GDP-mannose pyrophosphatase NudK: protein MRERIRIHDVVVLSDDWYVLKKTTYDFQRKDGSWQKVSRETYDRGNGATILLYNRAKKTVILTRQFRFPAFVNGHHGMLIEACAGLLDTDDAETCIKRETEEETGFLVNNVRKAFEAFMSPGSVTEILHFFVGEYTDRDKTGEGGGVHSDGEDIEVLELPLDQALKMISTGEIMDGKTIMLLQHAKLAGLLD from the coding sequence ATGCGAGAGCGCATCCGCATCCACGACGTCGTCGTGCTGTCGGATGACTGGTATGTCTTGAAGAAGACGACCTATGATTTCCAGCGCAAGGACGGCTCCTGGCAGAAGGTGAGCCGGGAGACGTATGACCGGGGCAACGGCGCGACCATCCTGCTCTACAACCGGGCGAAGAAGACCGTCATCCTCACGCGCCAGTTCCGCTTCCCCGCGTTCGTCAATGGCCATCACGGCATGTTGATCGAGGCCTGCGCGGGCCTGTTGGACACGGACGACGCGGAGACGTGCATCAAGCGCGAGACGGAGGAGGAGACGGGCTTCCTGGTCAACAACGTCCGCAAGGCGTTCGAGGCCTTCATGAGCCCGGGCTCGGTCACCGAGATCCTCCACTTCTTCGTGGGCGAGTACACGGACCGGGACAAGACGGGGGAGGGCGGCGGCGTGCACTCGGATGGCGAGGACATCGAGGTGCTGGAGCTGCCGCTCGACCAGGCGCTGAAGATGATCTCGACGGGCGAGATCATGGACGGCAAGACCATCATGCTCTTGCAACACGCGAAGCTCGCGGGGTTGCTCGACTGA
- a CDS encoding extracellular solute-binding protein: MTDVIQKQTVVAYSAMEEYELAEYARGIEAAHPDLHIRIERMSTAALLDRLLAEGPDGKWDLILGWALTTMLAPELRDWFAPLASERVRSLPEAARDPESRWFCPSAFVPAFCVNEARLARKGLPLPTRWEDLADARYRGELVVPDPTYSGAGFLHLTALLQQAGEAKTWEILRGVSANRPLIERSAFAPCLAVAGDEASIGVTVSIAAERTARMGLPVKMVIPADAAGSEPEGFAMRAGSVRQEAAARALDWMLTPEACAIYRKYHKVVLVGAAGALPREQGLPLQPIDAAQAVASRASACETWRRVFTPASV; encoded by the coding sequence ATGACAGACGTGATTCAAAAGCAGACCGTGGTGGCCTACAGCGCCATGGAGGAGTACGAGCTGGCCGAGTACGCCCGGGGCATCGAGGCGGCGCACCCGGACCTCCACATCCGCATCGAGCGCATGTCCACGGCGGCCCTGCTCGATCGGCTGCTCGCCGAGGGGCCCGACGGGAAGTGGGATCTCATCCTGGGCTGGGCGCTGACCACGATGCTCGCCCCGGAGCTGCGGGACTGGTTCGCGCCGCTGGCGTCCGAGCGCGTGCGGAGCCTGCCGGAGGCGGCGCGGGACCCCGAATCGCGCTGGTTCTGTCCGTCGGCCTTCGTCCCCGCCTTCTGCGTGAACGAGGCGCGGCTGGCGCGCAAGGGACTGCCCCTGCCGACGCGGTGGGAGGACCTGGCGGACGCGCGCTACCGGGGCGAGCTGGTGGTGCCGGACCCGACCTACTCGGGGGCGGGCTTCCTCCACCTGACGGCCCTCCTGCAGCAGGCGGGTGAGGCCAAGACGTGGGAGATCCTGCGCGGGGTGTCCGCGAACCGGCCGCTCATCGAGCGCTCGGCGTTCGCGCCCTGCCTGGCGGTGGCGGGGGACGAGGCGTCCATCGGTGTCACCGTGTCCATCGCCGCCGAGCGCACGGCGCGCATGGGGCTGCCCGTCAAGATGGTGATTCCCGCGGACGCGGCGGGCTCGGAGCCCGAGGGCTTCGCGATGCGCGCGGGCTCCGTTCGCCAGGAAGCGGCGGCTCGCGCCCTGGACTGGATGCTGACGCCCGAGGCTTGCGCCATCTATCGGAAGTATCACAAGGTCGTCCTGGTGGGCGCGGCGGGTGCCTTGCCCAGGGAGCAGGGCCTCCCCCTCCAACCCATCGACGCCGCCCAGGCGGTGGCTTCCCGGGCGTCCGCGTGCGAGACCTGGCGCCGCGTCTTCACGCCCGCATCTGTCTGA
- a CDS encoding MFS transporter, whose protein sequence is MNVSSAPLEAERPVSLFRQHNVRVVFLGRLSVLMADVIQDVALIWIVWELTHSSTATAFASMSSRTPLWLFSLPAGSHADATPPRRTIILTNLLCGALALLVAGLSNLGWMSVPLLCMFAFAISTCRTFEAPSFYSLVRGLAREGADTQQLNGIADTAKRAARLTAPLLANAMRGLMPVFNLYALIGVFYAGMAFAGRKLEVREFRTERKQRKGLVADFKDAMVVVRQQPALQYIIVAEILFNLAYGACYYVLLPRLTLDTTGGGTAGHASAVTAYGIGGLLAGFFSTRLKMGEKALNYATVAWIGIGASFGFMYFATTLPMVILLTALAGASMAIQNIALWSAIHVACPPEHSGRVYSIWRLGADMALTVSTLVAGVVADAFGPSLPIGIIGIYVFFSILIARRFTVGRQPTPSSTPVAGATP, encoded by the coding sequence ATGAACGTGTCTTCCGCGCCCCTCGAGGCCGAGCGCCCGGTCAGCCTCTTCCGCCAGCACAACGTGCGGGTGGTCTTCCTGGGCCGCTTGTCGGTGTTGATGGCGGACGTCATCCAAGACGTGGCGCTCATCTGGATCGTCTGGGAGCTGACGCACTCGTCGACCGCCACCGCGTTCGCGAGCATGTCCAGCCGCACGCCGCTGTGGCTGTTCAGTCTGCCCGCGGGCTCGCACGCGGATGCGACCCCGCCCCGGCGGACCATCATCCTCACCAACCTGCTGTGTGGCGCGCTGGCGCTGCTGGTGGCGGGCTTGTCCAACCTCGGGTGGATGAGCGTGCCGCTCTTGTGCATGTTCGCCTTCGCCATCTCCACGTGCCGCACCTTCGAGGCGCCGAGCTTCTATTCGCTCGTGCGCGGGCTGGCGCGGGAGGGCGCGGACACGCAGCAGCTCAACGGCATCGCGGACACGGCCAAGCGCGCCGCCCGGCTCACCGCGCCGCTGCTCGCCAACGCCATGCGCGGCCTGATGCCGGTCTTCAATCTCTACGCGCTCATCGGCGTCTTCTACGCGGGCATGGCCTTCGCGGGGCGCAAGCTGGAGGTGCGGGAGTTCCGCACCGAGCGCAAGCAGCGCAAGGGGCTGGTGGCGGACTTCAAGGACGCCATGGTCGTGGTGCGCCAGCAGCCCGCGCTCCAGTACATCATCGTGGCGGAGATCCTCTTCAACCTCGCCTACGGCGCCTGCTACTACGTGCTCCTGCCCCGCCTGACGCTCGACACCACGGGCGGCGGCACCGCCGGCCACGCCTCGGCCGTCACGGCGTATGGCATTGGCGGGCTGCTCGCGGGTTTCTTCTCCACGCGGCTCAAGATGGGGGAGAAGGCGCTCAACTACGCGACGGTCGCCTGGATTGGCATCGGGGCCTCGTTCGGCTTCATGTACTTCGCCACGACGCTGCCCATGGTCATCCTGCTCACGGCGCTGGCGGGCGCGTCCATGGCCATCCAGAACATCGCGCTCTGGAGCGCCATCCACGTCGCGTGTCCGCCCGAGCACTCGGGCCGGGTGTACTCCATCTGGCGGCTGGGCGCGGACATGGCGCTCACCGTGAGCACGCTCGTCGCGGGGGTCGTCGCCGATGCCTTCGGGCCCTCCCTGCCCATCGGCATCATCGGCATCTACGTCTTCTTCTCCATCCTGATCGCCCGCCGCTTCACCGTGGGCCGGCAACCCACGCCCTCGTCCACCCCGGTGGCCGGAGCCACGCCATGA
- a CDS encoding adenine phosphoribosyltransferase — protein MTQTFAASPPLHDVSLREEVNARLRDVPDFPKPGILFKDMTPVLADPRLLGRVVDAMAAPFQGQHITHVVGIEARGFLLGAPLALKLQAGFVPARKPGKLPARTRTERYSLEYGEDGLQMHEDALAAGARVLIVDDLLATGGTAAAAGRLVAQLGGELVGYSFLIALDFLPGRERLGRDKVHALLSY, from the coding sequence ATGACCCAGACCTTCGCCGCGTCTCCTCCCCTCCATGATGTCTCCCTGCGGGAGGAGGTGAACGCCCGGCTCCGGGACGTGCCGGACTTCCCCAAGCCGGGCATCCTCTTCAAGGACATGACGCCCGTGCTCGCCGACCCGCGGCTGCTTGGCCGGGTGGTGGATGCCATGGCGGCGCCCTTCCAGGGCCAGCACATCACCCACGTGGTGGGCATCGAGGCCCGGGGCTTCCTGCTGGGCGCGCCGCTCGCCCTCAAGCTGCAGGCGGGCTTCGTCCCGGCGCGCAAGCCGGGCAAGCTGCCCGCGCGCACCCGCACCGAGCGCTACTCCCTGGAGTACGGCGAGGACGGGCTGCAGATGCACGAGGACGCGCTGGCCGCGGGCGCCCGGGTGCTCATCGTGGACGACCTGCTGGCCACGGGGGGCACGGCCGCCGCCGCCGGACGCCTGGTGGCGCAGCTCGGCGGCGAGCTGGTGGGCTACAGCTTCCTCATCGCGCTCGACTTCCTGCCGGGCCGCGAGCGGCTGGGGCGGGACAAGGTCCACGCCCTCCTGTCCTACTGA
- the polX gene encoding DNA polymerase/3'-5' exonuclease PolX encodes MKTPDKTTVVQVLRDISLLLQMKGENPFRSRAYDIAADRVSGLAEDLGTLLREGRLQELPGIGQAIADKVSELLSTGRLTFYDNLRAELPAGVLELVRVPELGPKKAVLLARQLGVDGVDALEKACREGRVRQVAGFGEKSEAKLLAGIELFRRTSTPRRLLGEVLPVAERLLTSVQTMPGVVRANVGGSLRRRAETVGDVDLIASAAEPGAVFDAFCQAPEVASVIGRGESKCSVRLHEKDLQVDLRVLPDEDFATALHHFTGSRAHHVRLRGLAQERGLKISEWGVHRADGTKLRVPDEAALYRLLDMQYIPPELREDTGEIEAALAGRLPEDLVAWEDIQGAVHAHSTWSDGRNTLEEMARAAQALGLKFLTVTEHSEASIYAGGLTVDALRRQWDEIDRVNDTVKGLRLLKGIEVDILETGALDYADSVLEQLEVVIGSIHVRHSMDEEQMTRRLLRAFDNPHLQILGHPTGRLIQSRDPYPLRMEAVLDKAAERGVVVEVNGKPERLDLKTEHVRMATERGVKLVVSCDAHRTTDLANLAFAVATARRGWARKGDVLNTLPAERFITALREQRAG; translated from the coding sequence GTGAAGACCCCTGACAAAACCACCGTGGTCCAGGTCCTCCGGGACATCTCGCTCCTGCTCCAGATGAAGGGGGAGAACCCTTTTCGCAGTCGGGCCTACGACATCGCCGCCGACCGCGTCTCGGGCCTCGCCGAGGACCTGGGGACGCTGCTGCGCGAGGGCCGTCTCCAGGAACTGCCGGGCATCGGTCAGGCCATCGCGGACAAGGTGTCCGAGCTCTTGTCCACCGGGCGACTGACCTTCTACGACAACCTGCGCGCCGAGCTGCCCGCGGGCGTGCTGGAGCTGGTGCGCGTGCCGGAGCTGGGCCCGAAGAAGGCCGTGCTGCTCGCCCGACAGTTGGGCGTGGACGGCGTGGACGCGCTGGAGAAGGCGTGCCGCGAGGGCCGCGTGCGGCAGGTGGCCGGCTTCGGTGAGAAGAGCGAGGCCAAGCTGCTCGCGGGCATCGAGCTGTTCCGGCGCACGTCCACGCCCCGGCGGCTGCTCGGGGAGGTGCTCCCCGTGGCCGAGCGCCTGCTCACGTCCGTGCAGACGATGCCCGGCGTGGTGCGCGCGAACGTGGGCGGCAGCCTGCGCCGGCGCGCGGAGACGGTGGGCGACGTGGACCTCATCGCCTCGGCGGCCGAGCCGGGCGCGGTGTTCGACGCGTTCTGCCAGGCCCCGGAGGTGGCGAGTGTCATCGGCCGGGGCGAGAGCAAGTGCTCGGTGCGGCTGCACGAGAAGGACCTGCAGGTGGACCTGCGCGTGTTGCCGGACGAGGACTTCGCCACCGCGCTGCACCACTTCACCGGCTCGCGCGCCCACCACGTGCGCCTGCGGGGCCTGGCGCAGGAGCGCGGCCTGAAGATCTCCGAGTGGGGCGTGCACCGCGCCGACGGCACCAAGCTGCGCGTGCCCGACGAAGCGGCGCTCTACCGGCTGCTGGACATGCAGTACATCCCCCCCGAGCTGCGCGAGGACACGGGGGAGATCGAGGCGGCGCTCGCGGGGCGGCTGCCGGAGGACCTGGTCGCCTGGGAGGACATCCAGGGCGCGGTGCACGCGCACAGCACCTGGTCGGACGGCCGCAACACGCTCGAGGAGATGGCGCGCGCGGCCCAGGCGCTGGGGCTCAAGTTCCTCACCGTCACCGAGCACAGCGAGGCGTCCATCTATGCCGGCGGCCTCACGGTGGATGCCCTGCGTCGGCAGTGGGACGAGATCGACCGCGTCAACGACACCGTGAAGGGCCTGCGGCTGCTCAAGGGCATCGAGGTGGACATCCTGGAGACGGGCGCGCTCGACTACGCGGACAGCGTGCTCGAGCAGCTGGAGGTGGTCATCGGCTCCATCCACGTGCGCCACAGCATGGACGAGGAGCAGATGACGCGCCGGCTGCTGCGGGCCTTCGACAATCCCCACCTGCAGATCCTCGGACACCCCACCGGGCGCCTCATCCAGAGCCGGGACCCCTACCCCTTGCGCATGGAGGCGGTGCTCGACAAGGCGGCCGAGCGCGGCGTGGTGGTGGAGGTCAACGGCAAGCCCGAGCGTCTGGACCTCAAGACCGAGCACGTGCGCATGGCGACCGAGCGCGGCGTGAAGCTGGTGGTGAGCTGTGACGCGCACCGGACCACGGATCTGGCCAACCTGGCCTTCGCCGTGGCCACCGCGCGCCGGGGCTGGGCGCGCAAGGGCGACGTCCTCAACACCCTGCCCGCCGAGCGCTTCATCACCGCCCTGCGCGAGCAGCGCGCGGGCTGA
- a CDS encoding Rieske (2Fe-2S) protein — protein sequence MKIKLGPADFAEKEMRGYEVGKRSLCVARINGRYKGLDDSCNHAGCLLSGGRIEGNLVVCPCHEVGFDMDSGKNETSPGVCDDQPTMAVSVEDGDLLVELSEKDL from the coding sequence ATGAAGATCAAGCTCGGTCCGGCGGACTTCGCCGAAAAGGAGATGCGGGGCTACGAGGTGGGCAAGCGCAGCCTGTGCGTGGCCCGCATCAATGGCCGCTACAAGGGCCTGGATGACTCGTGCAACCACGCCGGGTGCCTGCTGTCCGGTGGCCGCATCGAGGGCAACCTGGTCGTCTGCCCGTGTCACGAGGTGGGCTTCGACATGGACTCGGGGAAGAACGAGACCTCGCCGGGCGTGTGTGACGATCAGCCCACCATGGCCGTCTCGGTCGAGGACGGGGATCTGCTCGTCGAACTGTCCGAGAAGGACCTGTAG
- a CDS encoding molybdenum cofactor synthesis domain-containing protein, protein MHVSTFVVTCSDSRDTARDESGRVLREVLESEGHTVSGYKLIPDEPDAIRATLNEAREAGARAVLFTGGTGIGRRDSTVETLRGLFEKELPGFGELFRMLSYQEIGSPAMMSRATAGTWQGMILFALPGSPQAVRLGLHKLILPELGHAVRELTR, encoded by the coding sequence GTGCACGTGAGCACGTTCGTGGTGACGTGCTCGGACAGCCGGGACACGGCCCGGGACGAGAGCGGCCGCGTGTTGCGCGAGGTGCTGGAGTCCGAGGGGCACACGGTGAGCGGCTACAAGCTCATCCCGGACGAGCCGGACGCCATCCGCGCGACGCTGAACGAGGCGCGGGAGGCGGGGGCCCGGGCGGTCCTCTTCACCGGGGGCACGGGCATCGGCCGGCGCGACAGCACGGTGGAGACGCTGCGCGGCCTCTTCGAGAAGGAGCTGCCCGGCTTCGGCGAGCTGTTCCGGATGCTGTCGTACCAGGAGATCGGCAGCCCGGCGATGATGTCCCGCGCCACGGCGGGCACCTGGCAGGGGATGATCCTCTTCGCGCTGCCGGGCTCGCCCCAGGCGGTCCGGTTGGGCCTGCACAAGCTCATCCTCCCCGAGCTGGGCCACGCGGTGCGCGAGCTGACGCGCTAG